In one window of Candidatus Thorarchaeota archaeon DNA:
- a CDS encoding MarR family transcriptional regulator has protein sequence MAGGNTIPNFTASTVEVLKHLAREGPLCPKDISKETGVSLRTVSFALRELRQKELCRRIPNLQDMRKPLYLANKENLQQLQSKIDTWRALVRSRMKEV, from the coding sequence ATGGCTGGCGGAAATACCATTCCCAATTTCACCGCGAGCACAGTAGAGGTGCTCAAGCATCTGGCACGGGAAGGCCCGCTCTGTCCTAAAGACATCTCAAAAGAGACCGGGGTGTCACTACGAACTGTTTCTTTTGCCCTACGCGAGCTTCGTCAGAAAGAGCTCTGCCGCAGAATTCCGAATCTCCAAGATATGCGGAAGCCGCTATATTTGGCAAACAAAGAGAATCTGCAGCAGTTGCAGAGTAAGATTGACACCTGGAGAGCACTTGTTCGATCTCGGATGAAAGAAGTCTAG